Proteins encoded by one window of Pseudobdellovibrionaceae bacterium:
- a CDS encoding tetratricopeptide repeat protein encodes MKTALVCLLIVLGANPIWANIKAPGAQDQSEGHESDQSQENAVNPLAPEGSLSQDKDSPQTKSGANKESKSLTAEEIVKHKVSEDEKKKIAAEAEVIKARWSKKMPRSVSLATSKRQLRAQKYLASKNYKGAISVLDKVLSRSSTEDYERAKTLVLMAQAYMSETKNAEAEASVVEAIRLESLGYHEACDALLFLAQIQLITRNFKESQVNALKYIHIAPTKVPAAYIMLGTIQYELQEFQDAQKSVETALSLTKEPQETWLFFASAVFAKNKAYQKSENILKGLLEKRQNNKNYWMALVGVLFEQEKLDEALRYYELAEKSGLIKSTGEINNRASLFAGLEIPYKAAAIIEHGLDTGKLEKNRRNYENLANNWFMAREYEKAIAAYQKASEKSENGEIDILLGQVYLEKEDWTQAEKSFKAALKKGKLKQREGHALIGLGMATYFQDDKESALKYFNRAVNYKAQKEAASKWLSYLK; translated from the coding sequence ATGAAAACTGCCTTAGTGTGTCTTCTTATTGTATTGGGTGCGAATCCCATTTGGGCGAATATAAAAGCACCAGGTGCCCAAGATCAAAGTGAAGGCCATGAGAGTGATCAGAGTCAAGAAAACGCTGTGAACCCACTTGCACCAGAAGGGTCACTTTCACAGGACAAAGACTCGCCGCAGACGAAGTCTGGTGCTAATAAAGAGTCTAAGTCTCTTACCGCAGAAGAGATTGTTAAGCATAAAGTTTCAGAAGATGAGAAGAAAAAAATTGCAGCTGAAGCTGAGGTGATTAAAGCCAGATGGAGTAAAAAGATGCCTAGAAGTGTATCTTTAGCCACCTCTAAAAGACAGCTTCGGGCACAAAAATATTTAGCTTCTAAAAATTATAAAGGAGCGATTTCAGTTTTAGACAAAGTGCTGTCGCGTTCCAGCACAGAAGATTATGAAAGAGCAAAAACATTAGTGCTGATGGCCCAAGCATATATGAGTGAGACTAAAAATGCCGAAGCAGAGGCCTCTGTGGTGGAAGCGATTCGACTTGAAAGCTTAGGATATCATGAGGCTTGTGATGCTTTGCTTTTTCTGGCTCAAATACAATTGATCACACGTAACTTTAAAGAGTCCCAAGTGAATGCTTTGAAGTACATCCATATTGCGCCTACAAAAGTCCCTGCTGCTTACATTATGTTAGGGACTATTCAGTATGAATTACAAGAGTTTCAAGATGCGCAAAAATCAGTAGAAACAGCTTTGTCACTGACTAAAGAACCGCAAGAGACATGGTTGTTTTTTGCTTCTGCAGTATTTGCAAAAAACAAAGCGTATCAGAAATCGGAAAACATTTTAAAAGGTCTTTTAGAAAAACGTCAGAATAATAAAAACTATTGGATGGCTTTAGTCGGAGTTTTATTTGAACAAGAAAAATTAGATGAGGCTCTGAGATATTATGAGTTGGCTGAAAAGTCAGGACTGATTAAGTCCACTGGTGAGATCAACAATCGAGCTTCGTTATTTGCGGGCCTAGAGATCCCTTATAAAGCGGCAGCCATCATCGAACATGGTTTAGACACTGGAAAGCTTGAAAAAAATCGCAGGAATTATGAAAACCTAGCCAACAACTGGTTTATGGCTAGAGAATATGAAAAGGCCATTGCAGCTTACCAAAAAGCCAGTGAAAAATCTGAAAATGGTGAAATTGATATTTTACTAGGGCAAGTCTACCTTGAAAAAGAAGACTGGACACAAGCGGAAAAATCTTTCAAAGCCGCTCTTAAAAAAGGCAAACTCAAACAACGTGAAGGTCACGCTCTGATTGGTCTAGGAATGGCCACTTACTTCCAAGACGATAAAGAAAGTGCGCTGAAGTACTTCAACCGCGCTGTAAACTACAAAGCCCAAAAAGAAGCCGCCTCAAAATGGCTAAGCTACCTAAAGTAA
- a CDS encoding energy transducer TonB → MNKKWSLKILKTSALVMAPVITVALFVLMGVLIFQDPNFRLEKTKHTHINFLRSYKETQVEALDRKKPEKPQELNQETLAPPVSVQQTQQSQMPQNFQSFETFDSTDFSGGVAVSGVGGVTGAGVSTGNSGLTPLVRVQCDPPRQAKIEGIKGSITLRYNVNTNGMVEHVEVVDSKPARVFDQNCIRAMLQWRYKPKMLDGKPIAVNGNQFTFTFDYSKETN, encoded by the coding sequence TTGAATAAAAAGTGGAGTTTAAAAATCTTAAAAACATCGGCTTTAGTAATGGCACCCGTTATTACGGTAGCTTTGTTTGTACTCATGGGAGTTTTGATCTTTCAAGATCCTAATTTTCGTTTGGAAAAGACAAAACACACTCATATCAATTTCTTGCGATCTTACAAAGAGACCCAAGTTGAGGCTTTAGATCGTAAAAAACCAGAAAAACCTCAAGAACTTAATCAAGAGACCTTGGCCCCGCCTGTGTCAGTACAACAGACTCAACAAAGCCAAATGCCACAAAATTTTCAATCTTTTGAAACCTTTGACTCCACGGATTTTAGTGGCGGTGTTGCTGTGAGTGGTGTTGGTGGTGTGACAGGTGCAGGGGTGTCTACAGGTAACAGTGGTTTGACACCTTTAGTGCGTGTACAATGCGATCCTCCTCGCCAAGCTAAAATTGAAGGAATTAAGGGTTCTATCACGCTCAGATATAATGTGAATACCAATGGAATGGTGGAACATGTAGAAGTGGTGGATAGCAAACCCGCTCGAGTTTTTGATCAAAATTGCATCAGAGCCATGTTACAGTGGAGATACAAACCTAAAATGCTTGATGGAAAACCTATCGCAGTAAATGGGAATCAATTTACATTTACTTTCGATTACTCTAAGGAGACGAACTGA
- the glpK gene encoding glycerol kinase GlpK: MTQTPDSTKKYILAIDQGTTGTTAVIFDQQGKAVAKGYEEIPQHYPKPAWVEHDPGDIMASVKRSISSALEQGSVNAKHVAAIGITNQRETIVGWDPTTGKSRHRAIVWQCRRTSEYTEKLKKNKKLAQKIFKTTGLVLDPYFSSSKIAWLIKNKFITNNDIVGTIDSYLVWHLTGGQKHVTDVSNASRTQLMSLKTLEWDKEMLKIFKIPRQILPEICPSSGVLGHTKGFAPLPDGIPISGLIGDQQSALFGQGAFAQGDAKCTFGTGSFILMNIGDKIKFSGKKLLTTVAWQLEGQKPVYAFEGGAFVCGAAVQFLRDQLKFIKSAKDVEDWAKKANPESWVQCVPAYSGLGAPYWNPDARAAFLGMSRGDGIAELCYATLEGMALQNADIITAMESDAKFRLKSLNVDGGAASNDLLLQMQADVLGTKVLRPAWIESTSRGAAFLAGYGAGLWSIADIKGIIAGEMTEFASHKNKKWRTQRLGGWEQAVKSVQLYSKSRAGLK, encoded by the coding sequence ATGACACAAACACCAGATTCTACAAAAAAATATATTCTAGCTATTGACCAAGGGACAACGGGAACGACAGCTGTGATCTTTGATCAGCAAGGAAAAGCTGTGGCCAAGGGGTATGAAGAGATCCCGCAGCATTACCCCAAACCTGCATGGGTGGAGCATGACCCTGGGGACATTATGGCATCAGTAAAACGTTCCATATCTTCTGCCCTAGAGCAAGGTAGTGTGAACGCTAAACATGTGGCCGCTATTGGCATTACAAACCAAAGAGAGACCATTGTGGGATGGGACCCTACAACGGGAAAATCTAGACATCGTGCTATAGTTTGGCAGTGCCGTCGTACCTCTGAGTACACAGAGAAATTGAAGAAAAATAAAAAATTAGCCCAGAAGATTTTTAAAACTACAGGTTTGGTTCTAGATCCTTATTTTTCAAGTTCAAAGATCGCTTGGCTGATAAAAAATAAATTCATCACTAATAATGATATTGTAGGAACCATAGACAGTTATTTGGTGTGGCACCTGACTGGGGGACAGAAGCATGTCACCGATGTCAGTAATGCGTCTCGCACTCAGTTGATGTCACTTAAAACTTTAGAGTGGGATAAGGAGATGTTAAAAATCTTTAAAATCCCTCGTCAGATTCTGCCAGAGATATGCCCCTCTTCAGGCGTGTTAGGACATACGAAAGGTTTTGCTCCGTTGCCTGATGGGATTCCTATCTCGGGTCTGATTGGGGATCAGCAGTCCGCTCTTTTTGGTCAAGGTGCTTTTGCACAAGGAGATGCTAAGTGCACTTTTGGTACAGGAAGTTTTATCTTGATGAACATAGGTGACAAAATAAAATTCTCTGGCAAAAAACTTTTAACCACAGTGGCTTGGCAACTTGAAGGGCAAAAGCCAGTCTACGCTTTTGAAGGTGGGGCTTTTGTGTGTGGGGCTGCCGTTCAATTTTTGCGCGATCAACTGAAGTTCATCAAGTCTGCTAAAGATGTGGAAGACTGGGCTAAGAAGGCCAACCCAGAAAGTTGGGTGCAGTGTGTTCCTGCTTATTCTGGTTTAGGAGCCCCGTATTGGAATCCTGATGCGCGCGCCGCTTTTTTGGGAATGTCTAGAGGGGATGGAATTGCAGAACTGTGCTATGCCACCTTAGAGGGAATGGCTTTGCAAAATGCAGACATCATCACAGCTATGGAGTCTGATGCTAAATTCAGGTTGAAATCTTTAAATGTAGACGGGGGGGCCGCCAGCAACGATCTTTTACTGCAAATGCAGGCCGACGTTTTAGGAACGAAGGTTTTACGTCCCGCTTGGATTGAAAGCACCAGTCGTGGCGCTGCATTTTTAGCAGGTTATGGAGCAGGGCTTTGGTCGATTGCTGATATTAAAGGTATCATTGCAGGCGAGATGACAGAGTTTGCATCTCATAAAAACAAAAAATGGCGAACCCAAAGGCTAGGCGGGTGGGAGCAAGCTGTAAAATCAGTGCAGCTGTACTCTAAGTCTCGCGCTGGTTTAAAATGA
- a CDS encoding TlpA family protein disulfide reductase produces the protein MPNSSPWKQPFLWMKLVAILLIGIVVLNLWYQSQLRVKITKITTKDELIENIGPTPFEPHLKKVNLISFWATWCTSCKTEFPEIQKLHQKWKDKGFEVISVNCDQEADSTKATEMYKNYGLKFPLFFDPENIFVEKFELEVLPSHLLVDAQGNILLKMEGATQWQSSKIQSLIQEHF, from the coding sequence ATGCCAAATTCCTCTCCTTGGAAACAGCCTTTTTTATGGATGAAACTCGTCGCTATACTTCTTATCGGCATAGTGGTGCTAAACCTTTGGTATCAATCGCAACTTCGGGTCAAAATCACCAAAATTACGACCAAAGATGAGCTGATCGAAAACATCGGTCCCACACCTTTTGAACCTCATTTAAAAAAGGTCAATCTGATCAGCTTCTGGGCCACCTGGTGCACCAGCTGCAAAACCGAATTTCCTGAAATCCAAAAGCTACACCAAAAATGGAAAGACAAAGGCTTTGAAGTCATCAGTGTGAATTGTGATCAAGAGGCAGACTCCACTAAAGCCACTGAAATGTATAAAAACTATGGCCTAAAGTTTCCTTTATTTTTCGATCCTGAAAATATTTTTGTAGAAAAGTTTGAACTAGAAGTCCTACCTTCTCACCTACTGGTCGACGCCCAAGGCAATATCCTTCTCAAAATGGAGGGGGCGACCCAATGGCAAAGCTCAAAAATCCAATCCCTCATCCAAGAACACTTTTAA
- a CDS encoding MotA/TolQ/ExbB proton channel family protein gives MVIFFQFLLLWYFASEKILYFKVGFKKDFEEFKNKLSKITAPNEFLYEAKVQKETSLIQQKIKRHVSIVKVLVMVCPLLGLLGTVTGMISVFDVLSTVGSGNARAMASGISRATIPTMAGMIGALGGLFVIKILKDYIRASTSDVTEYLHKMTLAKKTKG, from the coding sequence ATGGTTATCTTTTTTCAATTTTTGCTATTATGGTATTTTGCTTCAGAAAAAATTTTATACTTTAAAGTCGGCTTTAAAAAAGACTTTGAAGAGTTTAAAAATAAACTGTCCAAGATCACAGCCCCTAATGAATTTTTATATGAGGCCAAAGTACAAAAAGAAACCTCACTGATTCAACAAAAGATCAAAAGGCATGTGTCTATTGTAAAGGTTCTGGTGATGGTGTGTCCTTTGTTAGGTCTATTGGGTACAGTGACGGGAATGATCTCGGTTTTTGATGTTCTATCTACTGTAGGCTCTGGTAATGCTAGAGCTATGGCCAGTGGGATTTCAAGAGCGACGATACCTACTATGGCGGGAATGATTGGAGCTTTGGGCGGATTATTTGTGATTAAAATTTTAAAAGATTATATTCGAGCAAGCACTTCGGATGTGACCGAGTACTTGCACAAAATGACTTTGGCGAAAAAGACAAAGGGTTAG
- a CDS encoding DUF3450 domain-containing protein, translating to MNLKDSRKNKLCVAILAMLVVLPTFASTVKSVTEEQGTNIKAAKDSQKTVNAISDESQALRNEYRQILQAIENNKTYNQQLRDLIESQKIEMAQIEEDIEKIKDTTRNITPLMTKMKDSLAEFVNLDLPFLQEERQKRLKNLDELFVKSGVSVSEKYRKVLEAYLVESEYGQTLEAYKDSMDLDGTKVTVDFLKVGRIGLYYLTKDGKKGGVWNPESQKWLPLTSSQRNHVKGALKVALKQTSPSLLTLPVYKTSTKEVAVESMSLTPSSQTEVQ from the coding sequence ATGAATTTAAAGGATAGTAGAAAAAATAAGCTGTGTGTTGCGATTTTGGCAATGCTTGTTGTGCTTCCCACTTTTGCCAGTACGGTGAAAAGTGTGACAGAAGAACAAGGAACTAACATTAAGGCAGCTAAGGATTCACAAAAGACAGTGAACGCCATATCAGATGAATCTCAGGCTCTAAGAAATGAATATCGTCAGATTTTACAGGCCATTGAAAACAACAAAACTTATAATCAACAGCTTCGTGACCTGATTGAATCACAAAAGATCGAGATGGCACAGATCGAAGAAGATATCGAAAAGATCAAAGACACCACTCGTAATATTACTCCTTTGATGACCAAGATGAAGGACTCTTTAGCAGAGTTTGTAAATCTTGATTTGCCATTTTTACAAGAAGAGCGTCAAAAGAGATTGAAAAATCTGGATGAGCTTTTTGTAAAATCAGGAGTGAGTGTTTCTGAAAAGTACAGAAAAGTTTTGGAAGCTTATTTGGTTGAAAGTGAATACGGTCAAACCTTAGAGGCTTACAAAGACAGTATGGATTTGGATGGGACTAAAGTGACTGTGGATTTTTTAAAGGTAGGTCGTATAGGTTTATACTATTTGACGAAAGACGGTAAAAAAGGAGGCGTTTGGAATCCTGAAAGCCAAAAATGGCTACCCCTCACCTCATCTCAGAGAAACCATGTCAAGGGTGCACTTAAAGTAGCTTTAAAGCAAACATCACCCAGCCTTCTTACATTACCTGTATACAAAACTTCGACCAAAGAGGTGGCTGTAGAAAGCATGTCTTTAACCCCTTCTTCACAGACTGAGGTGCAATAA
- a CDS encoding biopolymer transporter ExbD, with amino-acid sequence MAIKFDFIKNSEAEEETNIDLTPMLDMVFILLIFFIVSTSFVKESGIEVSRPSAKTAQTQDNAHILIAITSNGEVWIQQRQVDLRAVRSNVERLRAESPEGGVVIQADKGSDTNTLIEVMDQVKMAGIEDISIAAKRQE; translated from the coding sequence ATGGCCATTAAGTTTGATTTTATAAAAAATAGTGAAGCAGAAGAAGAGACAAACATTGATTTAACTCCCATGTTAGACATGGTATTTATTCTTTTGATCTTTTTTATTGTGTCCACATCTTTTGTGAAAGAGTCGGGGATTGAAGTGTCTAGGCCCTCTGCAAAGACAGCCCAGACCCAAGACAATGCCCATATTCTGATTGCGATCACCAGCAATGGCGAGGTTTGGATTCAGCAAAGACAAGTAGATTTGCGTGCAGTAAGGTCCAACGTCGAACGGTTACGTGCTGAGAGCCCCGAAGGTGGGGTTGTCATTCAGGCTGATAAAGGTTCAGACACCAATACCTTAATTGAGGTGATGGATCAGGTGAAGATGGCAGGAATTGAAGACATTTCTATTGCAGCTAAAAGACAAGAGTAG
- a CDS encoding TonB-dependent receptor, translating into MSLAHAQSDGQNASDSDALVETEQVISSRLKKMDIGGPSPEVVISGADIARAGYNSISDLLRDNPISSFGAAKETSGLAARAGLATIDIRGMGASNTLVLLNGMRMAPISGGDTVDMNRIPVSIVKEIRIIKDDLSSIYGSDAIGGVVDVITHDAYNHLTVSGGVTVSELGGGNRYDFNIIGGSSSATTSTFYSLSHRQNNEIFANQREWSREGVSTTGSPGSYMNVNDPGVWYTDPNCTTVMDAGPQGNFCTFNYARYSTTLPKLTQTAAFARMEHRLSDFMTFYTEALFNRNRTTYVMAPAPGIFNIPGAVADGFGLPNHIAGSDIQVRYRMLELGNRVDDQENNFLGLTSGFKWDFLDTWTAKLAGTYGREKNDAVGVGNAVAASLERLIQDGSFNPFAPAGSRGDVSSAVYQTWSKQVSNFYMADLQLEGEILEVAGKPVVLTVGQSYMERDYDNRVDALSKRQETFTGAGSDGYAERTVHSTYGQLTAKPFSRLDLFLSGRYDKFSDFGDTFNPKFGFKFRIDDDLMLRGTVGTGYKAPALATLYASQSESYITFVDWYACEQERTLGGATPSCSPQQYRTVYGGNPNLKEITSFSYNTGLVYNPSSNFDINLDFWSIVMKGLSWGASGGALEDVTRAELAGITPDAYGIHMNRTAGGYLDATNPIIAPSMNIGERKTAGLDLELNWALPAPVGVFRISEVFSYRLWDITIPFPGLPERDYVKEHWVSRWRNQLRLGYQLAGHDFGFIVVSTDKYLNALQSGYVDGFHRLDFAYNYSGFENASFTLGVQNLLRLTPPLDETDPNNMLNESLYSQTGPVVYSNFVYHF; encoded by the coding sequence GTGTCTTTGGCCCACGCTCAATCCGATGGACAAAATGCTTCAGATTCCGATGCCTTAGTGGAAACAGAACAAGTCATCTCTAGCCGTTTAAAGAAAATGGACATCGGTGGCCCTTCCCCAGAAGTGGTGATCTCTGGTGCTGATATTGCCAGAGCTGGTTATAACTCTATCTCTGATTTACTTCGTGATAACCCTATTTCTTCTTTTGGTGCAGCGAAAGAGACTTCGGGACTGGCTGCTCGTGCAGGGCTTGCCACAATCGACATCCGCGGTATGGGAGCTTCAAATACACTGGTGCTTTTAAATGGGATGCGTATGGCTCCCATTTCAGGCGGTGATACTGTGGATATGAACCGTATCCCTGTGTCCATCGTCAAAGAGATCCGTATCATCAAAGATGACCTTTCAAGTATTTACGGGTCTGACGCCATTGGTGGAGTTGTGGATGTGATCACTCACGATGCTTACAACCACCTTACAGTTTCGGGCGGAGTGACTGTTTCGGAATTAGGTGGGGGAAACAGATACGATTTTAATATTATTGGTGGATCAAGTTCAGCGACAACCAGTACGTTTTATTCACTTTCTCATCGTCAGAATAATGAGATCTTTGCTAACCAAAGAGAATGGAGTCGCGAAGGTGTGAGTACAACGGGTAGCCCAGGTTCATATATGAACGTGAATGACCCTGGAGTGTGGTACACTGATCCTAATTGTACAACGGTCATGGATGCTGGCCCGCAAGGAAATTTCTGTACCTTTAATTATGCAAGATACTCCACCACTTTGCCTAAACTGACTCAGACTGCGGCTTTTGCCCGTATGGAACATCGTTTATCTGATTTTATGACGTTCTACACTGAGGCTCTGTTTAATCGTAACCGTACAACGTATGTAATGGCTCCAGCTCCTGGGATTTTTAATATTCCAGGTGCAGTAGCGGATGGTTTTGGTTTACCCAACCACATTGCAGGCAGTGACATTCAGGTTCGGTATAGAATGTTGGAGCTTGGAAATCGTGTGGATGATCAAGAGAATAATTTTCTAGGTCTAACATCAGGTTTTAAATGGGATTTTCTTGATACATGGACGGCTAAACTGGCTGGAACCTATGGTAGAGAGAAAAATGATGCTGTTGGTGTAGGTAACGCTGTGGCGGCATCATTAGAACGTTTGATTCAAGATGGGAGCTTTAATCCTTTTGCACCTGCGGGTTCCAGAGGGGATGTGAGTTCTGCGGTTTATCAAACTTGGTCAAAACAGGTTTCAAATTTTTATATGGCTGACCTTCAGCTTGAAGGGGAAATTCTAGAAGTTGCAGGTAAGCCTGTGGTTTTAACTGTGGGTCAATCCTATATGGAGCGTGATTATGACAATCGTGTGGACGCTCTTTCTAAAAGACAAGAAACATTTACGGGTGCAGGATCTGACGGTTATGCAGAAAGAACTGTGCACAGTACGTACGGACAACTGACTGCTAAACCTTTCAGTCGATTGGATTTGTTTTTATCAGGCCGTTACGACAAATTTAGTGATTTCGGGGATACATTTAACCCTAAATTTGGTTTTAAATTCAGAATTGATGATGATCTGATGTTAAGAGGGACTGTGGGTACAGGTTATAAAGCGCCTGCTCTTGCGACCTTATACGCTTCACAATCTGAAAGTTATATTACGTTTGTGGATTGGTATGCCTGTGAACAAGAAAGAACTCTTGGTGGAGCAACTCCATCGTGCTCACCGCAGCAGTATAGAACTGTATATGGGGGAAATCCCAACTTAAAAGAGATCACCAGTTTTTCTTATAATACAGGCTTAGTTTATAATCCCAGTTCAAACTTTGATATCAACTTGGACTTTTGGTCGATTGTGATGAAGGGACTGTCTTGGGGCGCAAGTGGCGGAGCACTTGAGGATGTGACAAGGGCAGAGTTGGCAGGAATCACGCCTGATGCTTACGGAATCCACATGAATCGTACTGCGGGAGGGTACTTGGATGCTACAAATCCAATTATAGCTCCTAGTATGAATATTGGAGAAAGGAAAACAGCAGGTTTAGATTTAGAACTCAACTGGGCTTTGCCTGCACCTGTGGGAGTATTTAGGATTTCAGAAGTATTTTCGTATCGTCTATGGGATATTACAATCCCTTTCCCTGGTTTACCAGAACGTGATTACGTTAAAGAGCACTGGGTGAGCCGTTGGCGTAATCAGTTGCGCTTGGGTTATCAACTAGCAGGGCATGATTTTGGCTTTATTGTGGTTTCAACAGATAAGTACTTAAACGCTCTGCAATCAGGATATGTGGATGGGTTCCATCGTTTAGATTTTGCCTACAATTATTCAGGATTTGAAAATGCCAGTTTCACTTTAGGGGTTCAAAACTTGTTACGCTTAACACCTCCTCTTGATGAGACTGACCCAAACAATATGCTTAATGAGAGTCTGTACTCTCAGACAGGTCCTGTTGTTTATAGTAATTTTGTTTACCATTTTTAA
- a CDS encoding MotA/TolQ/ExbB proton channel family protein — protein MKTVFSFLTLIFVVTGFSFSAWSNEKLDSLLQKVLQERSEESQIWKEREAEFLKEKNQQAALVAKAKKELKDIEAVGNQLSKVYETNETQLRELEENKSTVMGAFGELYGVVRQMSGDFFTQIQYSPTSAQKHDRFKTLQSLAQTKTLPSYDQLESFWFILQEEMTLQAQTAQFTAQVTDAKGVASQKELQRVGAFSLFTGKNFVSYNGLNNVIEVYPRQPEARYTRSLSKFADAKAGDVALVSFDPAKGALLETLIQAPSFLERVDQGGLIGYIILFILAFGIVISAERLYFYHQQEKKMKTQLANKSNPDLSTPLGVLLDSFNTYKDKESADVISLRLSEVILHEMPRLQRGLSTIKTFVAVAPLLGLLGTVTGMIVTFQSITMFGSGDPKLMAGGISQALVTTVQGLSCAIPLLLIYSYVNGKYLNIVTFLNEQLAGMLAEKESK, from the coding sequence ATGAAAACAGTATTTAGTTTTTTAACATTGATTTTTGTGGTTACTGGGTTTTCTTTCAGTGCTTGGTCGAATGAAAAGTTAGACTCTTTATTGCAAAAAGTTTTACAAGAAAGAAGTGAAGAATCACAGATTTGGAAAGAACGAGAAGCCGAGTTTTTAAAAGAAAAAAATCAACAAGCAGCTCTAGTGGCTAAAGCCAAAAAAGAACTTAAAGATATCGAAGCTGTTGGGAATCAACTCAGTAAAGTATATGAAACCAATGAAACTCAACTTCGCGAATTAGAAGAAAATAAAAGCACAGTTATGGGTGCGTTTGGTGAACTTTATGGTGTTGTACGTCAGATGTCTGGGGACTTTTTTACCCAAATTCAATACTCACCAACATCAGCACAGAAGCACGATCGTTTTAAGACGTTACAATCTCTAGCGCAAACCAAGACTCTTCCCAGTTACGACCAACTTGAAAGCTTTTGGTTTATTTTGCAAGAAGAGATGACGCTGCAAGCGCAGACCGCACAATTTACGGCACAAGTTACTGACGCCAAAGGTGTAGCTTCTCAGAAAGAACTTCAACGTGTCGGAGCCTTTAGTTTATTTACGGGCAAAAACTTCGTCAGCTATAATGGTCTTAATAATGTCATCGAAGTGTATCCAAGACAGCCAGAAGCCAGATACACAAGAAGTTTAAGTAAATTTGCTGATGCTAAAGCTGGTGATGTGGCTTTAGTTTCATTTGATCCAGCAAAAGGCGCTCTGCTTGAAACTTTGATTCAAGCCCCTAGTTTTTTGGAAAGAGTGGATCAGGGTGGGCTTATTGGTTACATTATTTTATTTATCTTAGCTTTTGGAATAGTCATTTCTGCTGAACGTCTGTATTTTTATCATCAACAAGAAAAAAAGATGAAGACTCAACTTGCTAATAAGAGTAACCCAGACTTGAGTACTCCTTTAGGTGTGCTTTTAGACTCGTTTAATACGTATAAAGATAAAGAGTCTGCGGATGTGATTTCTTTAAGACTTTCGGAAGTGATCTTGCATGAAATGCCAAGACTACAGCGTGGACTAAGCACAATTAAAACCTTTGTGGCGGTGGCACCGTTGTTAGGACTTTTGGGGACTGTGACAGGTATGATTGTCACTTTCCAATCTATCACAATGTTCGGCTCTGGTGACCCTAAGCTTATGGCGGGAGGTATTTCTCAGGCCTTGGTGACTACGGTTCAAGGTTTATCATGTGCGATCCCACTTTTGTTAATTTATAGTTATGTGAACGGCAAGTATCTAAATATTGTGACTTTTCTAAACGAACAACTTGCTGGAATGTTAGCAGAGAAGGAAAGCAAATAA